The following proteins are co-located in the Microcystis wesenbergii NRERC-220 genome:
- a CDS encoding PEP-CTERM sorting domain-containing protein (PEP-CTERM proteins occur, often in large numbers, in the proteomes of bacteria that also encode an exosortase, a predicted intramembrane cysteine proteinase. The presence of a PEP-CTERM domain at a protein's C-terminus predicts cleavage within the sorting domain, followed by covalent anchoring to some some component of the (usually Gram-negative) cell surface. Many PEP-CTERM proteins exhibit an unusual sequence composition that includes large numbers of potential glycosylation sites. Expression of one such protein has been shown restore the ability of a bacterium to form floc, a type of biofilm.) produces the protein MLRRNKLTKTLAFPIATGAAAIGVLAGSVLTATSASAATVSINWDQFKAGTTLQVGDKKVTYVSDTFATGAIPGTTTFITLSEAGQEYAFEFDPVGMLSAAGSFTYTIEILDPNFHFTGAQVDSDVNVNPPLGYGTVTTFLQEPNLTLISLNGWPAPPAPGSFNPITGDLKKLTVTNTLAPNPGGTLMSSSNKFTQGTEVPEPGTILGLLTVGGLGLVSRFKR, from the coding sequence ATGCTTAGAAGAAACAAATTAACCAAAACTCTTGCTTTTCCCATCGCCACGGGAGCCGCCGCCATCGGCGTTCTCGCCGGCTCAGTGCTTACCGCTACCAGTGCCAGTGCAGCAACAGTATCGATTAACTGGGACCAATTCAAGGCTGGAACTACCCTCCAAGTGGGCGACAAAAAAGTTACATACGTCAGTGATACATTTGCTACTGGTGCGATACCAGGCACGACCACCTTCATTACCTTGAGCGAGGCTGGACAAGAGTATGCCTTTGAATTCGATCCAGTGGGTATGCTCTCTGCGGCTGGGTCTTTCACCTACACAATCGAGATCCTAGACCCCAACTTTCATTTTACAGGGGCTCAAGTGGATTCAGACGTAAATGTCAACCCTCCCCTCGGCTACGGGACTGTAACCACATTCCTTCAGGAACCCAATCTCACCTTAATATCACTTAACGGCTGGCCTGCCCCGCCTGCTCCTGGTTCTTTCAACCCTATTACTGGTGATCTCAAGAAGCTCACGGTCACGAATACACTTGCCCCTAATCCTGGTGGAACTCTGATGTCTTCGTCGAATAAATTCACACAAGGTACTGAAGTACCCGAACCGGGTACTATTCTCGGACTGCTCACCGTTGGTGGTCTAGGATTAGTTTCCCGCTTCAAGAGATGA
- a CDS encoding FAD-dependent oxidoreductase: MVYDLVIIGATPAGIEAALLAVHLKKRVALVQQPSRDNLEASEDIFSKGYSQIIHLYKLLNHWQETAIYPQWQRLRQWLEEVDKTINKHHSLARLATEGIDVILGGGEFVRLPHLGFVVNGRQLLAKHYLIATGFYPQVPKIFGLDEVNYFTAQTLWQEPNLDKLGQHLAIIGNSSMAVSLAQILRRLGKEISLIIEDNYLLPDIDREISHLVTAILEAEGIKILPGYCPSQVKAIEGQKWLQLGNRVIEVDDLIFAGNYQVNEQGLNLAGVGVKLEQGLIRVNRQLQTDNSRIYALNLLRNNYPDPTLNHRAAFGLVKHLLTGEKFNFNPDQIPSFIAFDPAIAWVGLTGKAAWESYGEEVKMINYPIKNMIPQQIWGETTGFCQLIYRQDGKILGAQIVGNQAAEMISIISLALQENLTIQSLNKNIYTWGSMGEIIGEMTLLIPQKKSWLTWLKQLFR, from the coding sequence GTGGTTTACGACTTAGTAATTATCGGTGCCACTCCTGCGGGGATAGAAGCGGCTTTGTTGGCTGTTCACCTCAAAAAAAGGGTGGCTTTAGTGCAACAGCCTTCTAGGGACAATTTAGAGGCATCTGAGGACATTTTTAGCAAGGGCTACAGCCAAATTATCCATCTCTATAAACTGCTTAATCATTGGCAAGAAACGGCTATTTATCCCCAATGGCAACGGTTGCGGCAATGGTTAGAGGAAGTAGATAAAACTATTAATAAACATCATTCTTTAGCGAGATTAGCCACGGAAGGAATAGATGTTATCCTGGGTGGGGGGGAATTTGTCCGGCTGCCCCATTTGGGATTCGTGGTTAACGGTCGGCAATTGTTGGCTAAACACTATCTTATCGCTACTGGTTTTTATCCGCAAGTCCCGAAAATTTTCGGCTTAGATGAAGTTAATTATTTTACCGCTCAAACCCTTTGGCAAGAGCCAAATTTAGACAAGTTGGGACAACATTTAGCGATTATTGGCAACAGCAGCATGGCTGTGAGTTTAGCGCAAATTCTCCGACGTTTGGGGAAAGAAATTAGCTTAATTATCGAGGATAATTATCTGCTGCCGGATATTGATCGGGAAATCTCCCATTTAGTTACTGCCATTTTAGAAGCGGAAGGAATTAAGATTTTACCCGGCTATTGTCCTAGTCAAGTGAAAGCGATCGAGGGTCAAAAATGGCTACAATTAGGCAATCGTGTTATCGAAGTTGATGATCTGATTTTTGCCGGTAATTATCAAGTCAATGAACAGGGATTAAATTTGGCTGGGGTGGGAGTTAAACTAGAGCAAGGACTAATTAGGGTTAATCGGCAATTACAAACCGATAATTCCCGCATTTATGCCCTAAATTTGCTCAGAAATAATTATCCCGATCCTACTTTAAATCACCGGGCCGCTTTTGGGTTAGTCAAGCATCTGCTCACGGGAGAAAAATTTAACTTTAATCCCGATCAAATTCCCTCATTTATTGCTTTTGATCCGGCTATTGCTTGGGTGGGTTTAACCGGAAAAGCGGCCTGGGAGAGCTATGGTGAGGAGGTAAAGATGATCAACTATCCAATCAAAAATATGATCCCACAACAAATCTGGGGGGAAACCACGGGATTTTGTCAATTAATCTACCGACAAGATGGTAAAATACTGGGAGCGCAAATAGTCGGTAATCAAGCAGCAGAAATGATTAGTATTATCAGTTTAGCTTTACAAGAAAATTTAACCATACAATCCCTCAATAAAAATATTTATACTTGGGGAAGTATGGGAGAGATTATCGGAGAAATGACGCTATTAATCCCCCAGAAAAAATCTTGGTTAACTTGGCTAAAACAATTATTCAGATAA
- the tmk gene encoding dTMP kinase — MKPKFIVFEGIDGSGTSTQAKLLQEYFFKRGEKAVLSPEPSEGVIGRLIREIMQTNLISIEDQNKFDRQMAYLFAADRHYHLYNDHDGVFKLIQQEQTHVITTRYYFSSLAYNGNNPEELAFIRQLNQHFPNPDLVIYIDVLPDISLARIKNRAITEVYEKQEKLMKVRQMFLQIFKEYKDNCLQLDGNDTIEHLHQNIINYLDRLI; from the coding sequence ATGAAACCGAAATTTATTGTCTTTGAAGGTATTGACGGATCGGGGACAAGTACCCAAGCAAAACTCCTACAAGAATATTTTTTCAAGCGCGGGGAAAAAGCAGTTTTAAGTCCGGAACCTTCCGAGGGAGTTATCGGTCGTTTGATTCGAGAAATAATGCAAACTAATCTTATTTCTATCGAAGATCAAAATAAATTTGACCGACAAATGGCTTATTTATTTGCAGCTGATCGCCATTATCACTTATATAATGATCATGATGGCGTTTTTAAACTTATTCAGCAAGAACAAACCCACGTTATCACTACGCGTTATTATTTTTCTTCCCTGGCCTACAATGGCAATAATCCCGAAGAATTGGCTTTTATTCGGCAGTTAAATCAACATTTTCCCAATCCCGATTTAGTCATTTATATCGATGTTCTTCCCGATATTTCTCTGGCAAGAATTAAAAACCGAGCCATCACAGAAGTGTACGAAAAACAAGAAAAGTTAATGAAAGTTCGTCAGATGTTTCTCCAGATATTTAAAGAATATAAAGATAATTGTTTACAACTGGATGGCAATGATACAATAGAACACCTTCACCAAAATATTATTAATTATCTTGACCGATTAATTTAA
- the hisIE gene encoding bifunctional phosphoribosyl-AMP cyclohydrolase/phosphoribosyl-ATP diphosphatase HisIE, producing MSSLLSAIPLDAIAYNPQGLVPAIAQDYLDATVLMMAWMNRESLEKTLTTGEAWYWSRSRQELWHKGATSGHIQKVRQIRYDCDSDAILLTIEQIGDIACHTGERSCFHQVNWQKSPPAADTLSELFKVICDRRDDPHPESYTCKLLAGGDNKILKKIGEESAEVVMACKDNDGDAITAEVADLFYHTLVALAYHQVPLRDVYKKLQDRRR from the coding sequence ATGTCCTCTTTACTCTCCGCTATTCCCCTCGACGCGATCGCTTATAATCCCCAGGGTTTAGTACCAGCGATCGCTCAAGACTATCTTGATGCTACAGTGTTAATGATGGCCTGGATGAATCGGGAATCCCTCGAAAAAACCCTCACCACTGGGGAAGCGTGGTATTGGAGTCGTTCTCGTCAAGAATTGTGGCACAAGGGAGCCACTTCCGGCCATATCCAAAAAGTGCGTCAAATTCGCTACGATTGCGATAGTGATGCTATCTTACTGACTATTGAGCAAATCGGTGATATCGCCTGTCATACCGGCGAAAGAAGCTGTTTTCACCAAGTAAACTGGCAAAAATCACCGCCAGCGGCCGACACTCTCTCGGAATTGTTTAAGGTAATTTGCGATCGCAGAGACGATCCTCATCCGGAATCCTACACCTGTAAACTTTTGGCCGGAGGAGATAACAAAATTCTCAAGAAAATCGGCGAAGAATCGGCAGAAGTGGTCATGGCCTGCAAAGATAATGATGGCGATGCTATTACCGCAGAAGTGGCCGATCTTTTTTATCATACCCTCGTCGCCCTCGCCTATCACCAAGTCCCCCTGCGAGATGTCTATAAAAAACTGCAAGACCGGCGCCGGTAA